GCCCGAAAGCGAACAGGGCGCGCTGCAGGGCGGGCTGGGTGCGGTCACCAACCTGATGATGCTGGCGGGGACGCTGTTCTTTGCCCAGGTCTTCGGCTATTTCCTTTCGGATGCGGCGCCGGTGCAAAGCCCCGATGCCGCCTATTTCGCCGCGGCGGCGCTGTTGGCGGTGCCCTTCGTGATGCTGTTGCGCAGGAAAGAGACATGACGGACACGGTCTTCACCGGCAATTTCACCCAGCAGGAACCGATCGACGAGGCCGCCATCGCCGCCGCCGTCGCCGTGCTGCGCTCGGGGCGGTTGCATCGCTACAATGTCGCGCCCGGCGAGATCGGCGAAACCGCGGCGCTCGAGGTCGCGTTTGCCGCCTTCACCGGGGCGAAATATTGCCTCGCCGTCGCCTCGGGCGGCTATGCGATGGGCTGCGCTTTGCGCGCCGCGGGGGTTGGCCCGGGGGACCGGGTGCTGACGAATGCCTTCACGCTCGCGCCGGTGCCGGGGGCGATTGCCGCGCTCGGCGCCGCGCCGGTCTTCGTGGAAACCACCGAGGATCTGGTGATCGACCTTGAAGACCTTGATCTGAAAGCGAAAACCGCGGGCGCCCGAGTGCTTTTGCTCTCCCACATGCGCGGCCATATCTGCGACATGGATCGGCTGATGGAGATTGCCACCGCCGCCGGGCTTCTGGTGATCGAGGATTGCGCCCATACGATGGGGGCCAGCTGGCGCGGCGTGCCCTCGGGGCGGCATGGGGCGGTGGGCTGCTATTCGACGCAGACCTACAAGCACATGAATTCGGGCGAGGGCGGGCTGATCGTCTCGGACGATCCCGTTTTGATGGCAAAAATGATCCTGCTGTCCGGGTCTTACATGCTTTATTCCCGCCATGCCGCCGCCCCCCCGCCCGAGGTGTTCGAGGGGCTGAAATACGACACGCCCAATGTCTCGGGGCGGATGGACAATCTGCGCGCCGCGATCTTGCGGCCGCAGATCCCGGTGCTGCCGGACCGGATCGGGCGCTGGAACGCGCTTTACCGGGCGCTGGAGGCGGGGCTTTCTGCCACGCCGGGGCTGCGGCTGATCGAGCGGCCCCAGGCCGAGGCCTTTGTCGGCTCGTCCTTCCAGTTCCTTTTGCCCGGCTGGTCGGGCGATCGCATCCTGTCCCTTGTCAAGACTTGCGCTGCGCGGGGGGTGGAGCTGAAATGGTTCGGGGCAGAGGAACCCGTCGCCTTCACCTCGCGCCATCAAAGCTGGCGCTTTGCCCCCGCGCAGGCGCTGCCGCGCACCGATGCGGTGCTGGCCGGGCTGCTCGATCTGCGGCTGCCGCTCACCTTCTGCGAGGCCGATGCGGCGCTGATTGCCCGTATTGTCGATGACGAGGTGCGCGGGCTTCAGCGCTGATCGCCCAGAAGCCTTTCCTGCCAGGCGGCATTGTTGATCGGCGCCTCGGCCAGGGCGAATTCGAAACTGGCGAAAGCGCAGGGCAGGCGCAGCGTGATATCGGCCAGCACCAGCCGCTCGGTGCCGAAATCATGCGTCTCGACCTCTTCGCTCAGCAGCACCACGGAAATGTCGGGGCGGCCAAGCCGCAGCCGCATCAGCGGTTCCGTCATCTCCGAGATCCCGCCCAGCGTGTCGAGATCGACCAGCAGCAGCGCGCCCTGCGGCGCCGACCAGACCGGCGCGGTCGCGTGCAGCGCGCCGATGCGGCGGAACGGCAGGCCGTGATCGGCAAGCCAGTCGAGGCAGGTCAGACCCGCGCCGCTGCGATGCGACAGCACATAGACGACCGAGACCGCCTCCTCGTCGAGACCGTAAAAGCGGGCGGCTGCGGGGGCGATGGCGACCGGCGCCGGGGCGCCCCCCCGCAGGCTGGCAGTGGGGGTGATCGCGGGCGTTGCTGCGGCGTGGCGACCGATGCGCCGAAGGCCGATGCCGGGGGCGTCGGTTCCGGGCAGCTGATCGGCGGCGGCGATCACCGCGGCGGGCCATCCCGGGGCGGTCGGCGCGGGGCTCAGCGCGGCGCGCAGCCGCATCAGGATCCGGCCAAGCCAGGGCCCGAAAACCGCCGTCGTCGCGACGGGGTGCGAGGATGTATGCGTCCAGACCATGCGGCCCTCCCAGTGCTTAACCTGAGTGAAAGGTTAATTGCCGTTAGGGAATCCGGGCAATGTGTCGGAGGGATGACAGCGCGCGCGAAAGGATAGGTCCGTGGCCGCGGGCGCTCAGACCTGCGGCGCGGCGGAGGTTTCAAGCTCGGCGCAGGTATCGATCCAGATCGGGCCAAGGGCGTCGAGGGCGGCCCCCGTCGCCGCATCGGGGGCGGTTCCCGGCGTGGCGGGGCGCAGCGCCAGCTCGATCGTCTTGAGCCGGTGATGCAGCCGTTCCGCCCCGAGCAGCGCCGCCGAACCGGCGAATTTATGCGCCAGAGCCGCGGTTTCCGCCGGGCGCTCCTGCGCCGCCGCCCGCGTCAGCGCCGCGATCATCGCCGCACCCTCGGTCAGGAAGCGCTGCAGCGTCTGCGCCATCATCTCGGGGCCAAGCGACTGCGCCAGCTCGGCCCGGGTTTCGGCCTGCACCAGCGGCCGCTCGGCCTCCGCCTCGGGCTCGGGCGGGATCGACAGATTCTGTTGGCGCAGCCGCGGGCAGAGTTCTTCAGCCAGCACCTGATCCAGCATCTTGCGGGTGATCGGCTTCGAGATCACCCGGCAGACCCCGGCCGCCTCGAGCCGGTTGCGCGCCTCGGGCAGGACATTCGCCGTGACCGCGATGATCGGCGTCTCGTGGTTCGGCCCGGTTCCGGCCCGGATCGCCTCGGTCGCGTCGACGCCGTTCATCCGCGGCATGTTCAGGTCGATCAGGATCACGTCATAGCGCCGCTCTGCCGCCTTTTCGACCGCCTCGACGCCGTCGCGGGCCTCGGCGATGCTGTGCCCGGCGCGGCGCAGCATTTCGCACAGCACGACGCGGTTGATGTCATTGTCCTCGACCACCAGCACCTCGATTGGCGTCGACAGACGCAGCGCCGGGCTGCCGTCTGCGGAACAGGGGGCGGAACCGGCGGCGGCCGCGGTAGCAGGAGGCGCGGGCGGCTTCACCACCGGCACCGGCGCGACGGGGGCGGGCATGCTCAGCACCACCGGAGCGGGCAGGGTGATCCAGAAGGCCGAGCCCTGTCCGGGGTCGCTTTCCACCCCGATCTGGCCGCGCATCGCCCGCATCAGCC
This DNA window, taken from Rhodobacter capsulatus SB 1003, encodes the following:
- a CDS encoding DegT/DnrJ/EryC1/StrS family aminotransferase, producing MTDTVFTGNFTQQEPIDEAAIAAAVAVLRSGRLHRYNVAPGEIGETAALEVAFAAFTGAKYCLAVASGGYAMGCALRAAGVGPGDRVLTNAFTLAPVPGAIAALGAAPVFVETTEDLVIDLEDLDLKAKTAGARVLLLSHMRGHICDMDRLMEIATAAGLLVIEDCAHTMGASWRGVPSGRHGAVGCYSTQTYKHMNSGEGGLIVSDDPVLMAKMILLSGSYMLYSRHAAAPPPEVFEGLKYDTPNVSGRMDNLRAAILRPQIPVLPDRIGRWNALYRALEAGLSATPGLRLIERPQAEAFVGSSFQFLLPGWSGDRILSLVKTCAARGVELKWFGAEEPVAFTSRHQSWRFAPAQALPRTDAVLAGLLDLRLPLTFCEADAALIARIVDDEVRGLQR